In Ignavibacteria bacterium, a single genomic region encodes these proteins:
- the mnmH gene encoding tRNA 2-selenouridine(34) synthase MnmH produces MLSFKSDKEVFDYVRTFDLCGLKPLSAQLEKYAFNFIDIDTLLEHLYDEDTLIVDARSEKEFGETSIPTAVNFPVLNTEERHNVGIVFKNYSDLAAVELAVQYSAKKAETLNDFLEEHGANDKNIYVYCWRGGGRSKYLSKMIFDAGYKPHSLIKGIKSYRHKVNELFTAEVFPNKLIEINGLTGSGKTEIIKALHGKLPTLDLEKAARHFSSLFGFIPYKIRGYSPVHNQTAFENNVYAEYVNNRNIFGGYETYIVESESRKVGDFFIPLNLYAEIENAKVINIETSFENRVKRLKTDYFEYSSGYADMINILKTKERFFRKEMSSVHYESCLDALNKGNAKEFISVMLEKYYDVKYKNKGKKPIAVINNGDAKEAANQIMRIYSDIEGLSEL; encoded by the coding sequence ATGCTTTCTTTCAAATCCGATAAAGAAGTTTTTGATTACGTAAGAACGTTCGATCTTTGCGGGCTAAAGCCACTTTCCGCACAACTTGAAAAGTATGCATTCAATTTTATTGATATAGATACCCTGCTTGAACATTTATACGATGAGGATACGCTGATAGTGGATGCGCGTTCTGAGAAGGAATTCGGGGAAACTTCAATACCGACTGCGGTGAACTTTCCAGTGCTGAACACGGAAGAGAGGCACAACGTAGGGATTGTTTTTAAAAACTATTCTGACCTTGCTGCGGTTGAGCTTGCGGTGCAGTATTCAGCGAAGAAGGCAGAAACGCTGAATGACTTTCTCGAGGAGCACGGTGCGAACGACAAAAACATTTATGTCTATTGCTGGAGAGGCGGAGGCAGGAGCAAATACCTCAGCAAAATGATTTTTGACGCAGGTTATAAACCGCATTCACTGATTAAAGGCATAAAATCGTACAGGCATAAAGTTAACGAACTCTTTACTGCCGAAGTATTCCCGAATAAACTAATCGAAATAAACGGACTGACAGGCAGCGGCAAGACGGAAATAATTAAAGCACTTCACGGAAAGCTCCCTACACTCGACCTTGAAAAAGCCGCAAGGCACTTCTCTTCACTGTTCGGGTTCATCCCTTATAAGATAAGAGGTTACTCCCCTGTTCATAACCAGACTGCTTTTGAAAACAATGTGTACGCGGAGTACGTTAACAACAGAAATATATTCGGCGGATACGAAACATACATTGTGGAAAGCGAAAGCCGGAAGGTCGGCGATTTTTTTATACCGCTGAACCTTTACGCAGAGATTGAAAATGCAAAAGTTATTAACATAGAGACATCGTTTGAAAACAGAGTAAAAAGACTGAAGACGGATTACTTTGAGTATTCAAGCGGCTATGCAGATATGATTAATATATTAAAAACCAAAGAGAGGTTTTTCAGGAAAGAGATGAGCAGCGTGCATTATGAATCGTGCCTTGATGCACTGAATAAGGGGAATGCGAAGGAGTTTATTTCGGTTATGCTTGAAAAGTATTATGATGTGAAGTATAAGAATAAAGGGAAGAAACCTATTGCTGTTATAAACAACGGTGATGCGAAAGAGGCGGCTAATCAAATTATGAGGATTTATTCAGATATCGAAGGTCTTTCCGAACTTTAG
- the dinB gene encoding DNA polymerase IV, with protein MSKPRYILHVDMDAFFASCEEAVNPDLRGKPLIVGGTRSDLRSIVSCPNYLARKKGIRTAMPIAKALQLAPEGNFIRGTRGIYSDYSKRVREIFYKYTPLVEPMSIDEAYLDVTDTLRPFKGDVYALAVSLKGEVKKTLHITCSIGISSNKVCSKIASKENKPDGITYILKEEEQDFLHSLPVQRIPGVGKVTLKHLNKHGIFLIGDILNHDKSFYENVIGMHSDYLLNVANAIDDREINTYEDYEQKSLSKETTLNFNTDDRNYLEKELYLVLERACSRMRKKNIISNSLTVKVKYADFSVNQKSHIVKRFSNIEMDFYEDSLKLFDKLYRKGKQIRLIGVRFGDLREDDGSMQEDMFIREDKFKSLVKNMDKIRKKYDYKILKFGKTFDI; from the coding sequence ATGTCAAAACCGAGATACATACTCCACGTCGATATGGATGCCTTCTTTGCTTCTTGCGAAGAAGCAGTAAATCCTGATTTAAGGGGAAAACCACTAATAGTCGGAGGTACCCGCAGCGATTTACGCAGTATTGTATCCTGTCCGAATTATCTTGCACGCAAAAAGGGTATTCGCACTGCAATGCCGATTGCCAAAGCACTTCAGCTTGCACCCGAGGGAAATTTCATCAGAGGCACACGCGGAATATATTCCGATTATTCAAAACGTGTCAGGGAAATATTCTATAAATACACTCCTCTCGTTGAGCCGATGAGCATTGACGAAGCGTATCTTGATGTTACTGACACACTGCGCCCGTTCAAAGGTGATGTCTATGCACTGGCTGTTTCGCTGAAGGGCGAGGTTAAAAAGACACTGCATATAACATGTTCAATAGGCATTTCTTCAAATAAAGTCTGCTCTAAGATTGCCTCAAAAGAAAATAAACCCGACGGAATTACGTACATTCTAAAAGAAGAGGAGCAGGATTTTCTTCACAGTCTTCCCGTACAAAGGATTCCGGGTGTGGGGAAAGTAACTCTGAAACATCTGAATAAGCACGGAATCTTTCTTATCGGAGATATACTTAATCATGACAAAAGTTTTTACGAGAATGTTATAGGAATGCATTCGGATTATCTGTTAAACGTGGCAAATGCAATCGACGATAGGGAAATCAACACATACGAGGACTATGAACAAAAATCGTTGTCAAAGGAAACAACACTGAATTTTAATACCGACGACAGGAATTATCTTGAAAAGGAATTGTACCTTGTACTCGAACGCGCCTGTTCACGAATGCGGAAGAAGAATATCATCTCAAACAGTCTTACTGTTAAGGTAAAGTACGCTGATTTTTCCGTTAATCAGAAGTCGCATATCGTAAAGCGTTTTTCAAACATCGAAATGGATTTCTACGAAGATTCGCTTAAACTTTTTGATAAGCTTTACAGAAAGGGCAAGCAGATTCGGCTAATCGGCGTACGCTTTGGTGATTTGCGTGAAGATGACGGCAGCATGCAGGAAGATATGTTCATCCGCGAAGACAAGTTTAAATCCCTTGTGAAGAATATGGATAAAATCAGGAAGAAGTACGATTACAAAATTCTAAAGTTCGGAAAGACCTTCGATATCTGA
- a CDS encoding pyridoxal-phosphate dependent enzyme, which produces MVSKEQISEAHDRISQYIHKTPILTSSLLNEVSGCNLFFKCENFQKIGAFKIRGAMNAALQLPPDKLLNGLATHSSGNHAQAIALAAKLLNTKAYIVMPDNSPEVKINAVKGYGAEITFCKPNLKTREDTMNTVLNRTRAEFIHPYNDERIIAGQATCGKELIEDTELLDFVIAPVGGGGLLSGTSLSAKYFGNNITVYAGEPEGAADAVLSFKSGKVESAPFIDTIADGLLTTLGDITLNIIKENVKDILLVNDNEIISAMKMIYERMKIVIEPSAAVPLAVVLKNKEMFSRKNAGLILSGGNVDLRIFSII; this is translated from the coding sequence ATGGTATCGAAAGAGCAAATATCGGAAGCCCACGACAGAATAAGTCAGTATATTCATAAAACGCCTATTCTGACGTCTTCTCTTTTAAATGAAGTATCAGGTTGTAATCTTTTCTTTAAATGCGAGAACTTTCAGAAAATCGGTGCATTCAAAATACGGGGTGCTATGAATGCCGCATTGCAGCTGCCCCCCGATAAACTCTTAAACGGATTAGCGACACATTCATCAGGAAATCACGCACAGGCAATAGCTCTTGCCGCAAAACTACTCAATACAAAAGCTTACATTGTGATGCCCGATAACTCTCCCGAAGTAAAGATAAATGCCGTGAAAGGATACGGTGCGGAAATTACTTTCTGCAAGCCGAACCTGAAAACAAGAGAAGATACGATGAATACAGTTTTGAATAGAACAAGAGCAGAATTTATACATCCGTACAATGACGAAAGAATCATCGCAGGTCAGGCAACTTGCGGCAAAGAATTAATAGAAGATACAGAATTATTAGACTTTGTTATCGCCCCTGTCGGCGGAGGAGGGCTGCTTTCAGGGACTTCCCTATCGGCAAAATACTTCGGCAATAATATCACTGTGTATGCGGGCGAGCCCGAAGGTGCTGCCGATGCTGTTCTTTCGTTTAAATCAGGCAAAGTTGAAAGTGCACCATTTATAGATACGATTGCAGATGGTTTGCTGACAACTCTTGGTGATATTACGCTGAATATTATAAAAGAGAATGTTAAAGATATATTGCTTGTAAACGATAATGAAATAATATCCGCTATGAAAATGATTTACGAAAGAATGAAAATTGTAATCGAACCGAGTGCTGCTGTGCCGCTGGCAGTAGTTCTTAAGAACAAAGAAATGTTTTCAAGAAAGAATGCCGGGTTAATACTTTCGGGAGGTAACGTTGATTTAAGAATATTCTCAATAATTTAA
- a CDS encoding TIGR02757 family protein, which translates to MPVSAIITKKLLDSYYVKYNKHLSSKDPVWKLNKVKTKSDKEVLAFIISCYCYGNITQINNFISKVLEFTSLNVSEFILNYNRSSKEAGLDFRYRFNSTQDFFDLIHAISVILKKYGSLKNLFRKYYDKNDENVINALNGFTPEIRHIAKGSKSFEYLVPLVSRKSTCKRLLLFLRWMVRKDKVDTGLWSKEIYTSKLIMPVDTHVYKIARKYKIVERKSLDIKFATELTEKLKKFDPVDPVKYDFALCHLGVDKENLNY; encoded by the coding sequence ATGCCTGTATCTGCTATAATAACAAAGAAGTTATTAGACTCATATTATGTAAAATATAATAAACACTTAAGCTCAAAAGACCCCGTCTGGAAACTTAATAAAGTCAAAACCAAATCAGATAAAGAAGTACTCGCTTTTATCATTTCATGTTACTGTTACGGCAATATTACACAGATTAATAACTTCATTAGCAAGGTTCTCGAATTCACTTCTTTAAACGTCTCTGAATTTATCCTCAACTACAATAGAAGCAGTAAAGAAGCGGGTCTTGATTTCCGTTACAGGTTCAATTCCACACAGGATTTCTTTGATCTTATACATGCAATATCCGTTATTCTTAAGAAATACGGCAGTCTTAAGAATTTATTCCGGAAGTATTACGACAAAAATGATGAAAATGTGATAAATGCTCTGAACGGTTTCACCCCGGAAATAAGACACATTGCCAAAGGCAGTAAATCATTTGAATATCTTGTTCCTCTTGTATCAAGGAAGTCAACATGCAAAAGGCTGCTGCTGTTTTTGAGATGGATGGTAAGGAAAGATAAAGTAGATACAGGATTATGGAGTAAAGAAATTTACACTTCAAAATTAATCATGCCCGTCGATACACACGTTTATAAAATAGCACGAAAGTATAAAATTGTAGAAAGAAAGTCGCTAGACATTAAATTTGCGACTGAATTAACCGAAAAGCTAAAGAAGTTTGACCCTGTTGACCCTGTAAAATACGATTTTGCGCTCTGTCATTTAGGAGTAGATAAAGAGAATTTAAATTATTGA
- the miaA gene encoding tRNA (adenosine(37)-N6)-dimethylallyltransferase MiaA: MKILNKSNIIDKVYVIVGPTASGKTAVSIALAKLLNAEIISADSRQVYKYIQIATCAPTKEEISDVKHYFVNELEPVDEFNAGLFAKKARLIIKETLRKKKNVLVVGGSGLYIKALIDGLYDEDINSSEIRNRLNERLKSEGREVLYDELKKIDPESASKMDSGKFRRVIRALEVYYVTGKKISEFQMNNVKPDFESIQIGLKMDRGLLYERINNRVDKMLDSGLLKEVEELRHRNMSYKTHNSLNTVGIKEVFQYLEGEIDKENMIEKIKMNTRRYAKRQLTWFNADKRIKWIDATVNNLHEIIYENCIK; this comes from the coding sequence ATTAAAATTCTGAATAAATCTAATATAATAGATAAAGTCTATGTAATTGTAGGCCCGACTGCGTCAGGTAAAACAGCTGTCAGCATTGCATTGGCAAAATTACTAAATGCTGAAATTATCTCAGCTGATTCGCGCCAGGTATATAAATACATTCAGATAGCTACGTGTGCACCAACAAAAGAAGAAATTTCGGATGTGAAACATTATTTCGTTAATGAACTTGAACCCGTTGATGAATTCAATGCAGGCTTATTCGCAAAGAAAGCCAGGCTTATTATAAAAGAAACACTTAGAAAGAAAAAGAATGTACTCGTTGTCGGCGGCAGCGGACTTTATATAAAAGCACTAATTGATGGATTATATGACGAAGATATTAACTCATCTGAAATAAGAAACAGACTCAATGAAAGATTAAAATCAGAAGGCAGAGAAGTACTGTATGACGAATTGAAAAAGATTGACCCTGAAAGTGCTTCAAAAATGGATTCAGGAAAATTCAGACGCGTTATCAGGGCGCTTGAAGTATATTATGTTACCGGGAAGAAGATTTCTGAGTTTCAGATGAATAACGTGAAACCTGATTTTGAAAGTATTCAAATCGGGCTGAAAATGGATAGGGGATTGCTTTATGAAAGAATCAATAATCGTGTGGATAAAATGCTTGATTCCGGATTACTCAAAGAGGTTGAGGAACTCAGGCACAGAAATATGTCTTATAAAACTCATAATTCACTGAACACAGTAGGCATTAAAGAAGTTTTTCAATATTTAGAAGGAGAAATTGACAAGGAAAATATGATAGAGAAAATAAAGATGAATACCCGGCGATATGCCAAACGTCAATTAACGTGGTTTAATGCTGATAAACGTATAAAATGGATAGATGCAACTGTGAATAATTTACATGAAATCATATATGAAAACTGCATTAAGTAA
- a CDS encoding arginine decarboxylase, pyruvoyl-dependent produces MFQPTKIFFTKGVGRHKDYLQSFELALRHAGIERLNLVMVSSIYPPGCKRISREQGMELLLPGNITYCVMARNFTNEPNRLIATSIGVALPSDDSHYGYISEHHPFGETEKISGEYAEDLAATMLATTLGVEFDTETAWNEREQVYKQSGKIFKTFNVTQSAEGDKYGLWTTVISCAVFLP; encoded by the coding sequence ATGTTTCAGCCAACAAAAATATTTTTCACTAAAGGTGTAGGAAGACATAAAGATTATCTGCAGTCTTTTGAGCTTGCTTTAAGGCATGCAGGTATTGAAAGGTTAAACCTTGTAATGGTTTCCAGTATATATCCGCCCGGTTGTAAACGAATTTCCCGCGAACAGGGTATGGAGCTGCTTTTACCCGGTAATATAACGTATTGTGTGATGGCAAGGAATTTTACAAACGAACCTAATCGTCTTATCGCTACTTCAATAGGTGTGGCACTACCGTCAGATGACAGTCATTACGGATACATTTCTGAACACCATCCTTTCGGTGAAACTGAAAAGATTTCAGGTGAATATGCTGAGGATCTGGCAGCAACGATGCTTGCTACTACTCTCGGTGTTGAGTTTGACACAGAAACAGCATGGAACGAACGTGAGCAGGTTTATAAACAAAGCGGTAAAATATTCAAAACATTCAACGTCACTCAATCAGCTGAAGGGGATAAGTACGGTCTCTGGACTACTGTAATTTCATGCGCGGTTTTTCTTCCCTAA
- the tyrS gene encoding tyrosine--tRNA ligase: MDILRKGTVEIIPEEELTKKIEKAIKTRNPLNVKLGCDPSVPDLHIGHSVVLNKLREFQDLGHTAILIVGDYTGMIGDPSGKKKTRPQLTFEETRENGKSYFEQASRILDKNKTKIVYNSEWLSKIDLQELIKILGKFTVQRILERDDFTNRMRDQVEVSMHELLYPIMQGYDSYAINADVELGGTDQKFNNLVGRDMQKRFGKEPQIVMLMPLLEGTDGSEKMSKSLNNYIGITDEPKDIFGKTMSIPDVLIFKYFTLATRLKPEELMEIKRELEDPNTNPRNLKRRLGYELVKLYYNKEVAKQSIEEFDKIFIKKEVPDDIPEIAIKEKGTKLINLIVSNKMADSNAAARRLIEQGGVTINGEKIDDFNLVLNYSEDFVLKVGKRKFLKVKMK, encoded by the coding sequence ATGGATATCCTCAGAAAGGGAACAGTTGAAATTATACCCGAGGAAGAATTAACTAAGAAAATCGAAAAAGCTATTAAGACACGAAATCCCCTTAACGTAAAGCTTGGATGCGACCCATCTGTTCCCGACCTTCACATAGGGCACTCAGTTGTTCTTAATAAACTCCGAGAATTTCAGGACCTTGGGCATACTGCAATTCTGATAGTGGGAGATTATACAGGCATGATAGGCGACCCGAGCGGTAAGAAGAAAACACGTCCCCAGCTTACGTTTGAAGAAACCCGCGAGAATGGTAAGTCCTATTTCGAACAGGCATCACGCATACTCGATAAAAATAAAACAAAGATTGTATACAATTCTGAATGGCTCAGTAAAATTGACCTGCAGGAGCTTATTAAAATTCTCGGAAAGTTTACCGTCCAGAGAATTCTTGAAAGAGATGACTTCACAAACCGTATGCGTGACCAGGTAGAAGTTTCAATGCATGAACTTTTGTATCCTATAATGCAGGGATACGATTCTTACGCTATAAATGCCGACGTTGAACTCGGTGGAACAGACCAGAAGTTTAATAATCTTGTCGGGCGTGATATGCAGAAGCGTTTCGGCAAGGAACCTCAGATAGTAATGCTGATGCCTCTACTAGAAGGAACAGACGGCTCTGAAAAAATGAGTAAATCATTGAACAACTATATTGGTATTACAGATGAGCCAAAGGATATATTCGGTAAGACGATGAGTATTCCGGACGTCCTTATATTTAAGTATTTTACACTCGCAACGCGTCTTAAACCGGAAGAACTTATGGAAATTAAAAGAGAACTTGAAGACCCGAACACAAATCCGCGCAACCTTAAACGCCGTCTCGGATACGAACTCGTTAAACTGTATTACAACAAAGAAGTCGCTAAACAATCTATCGAAGAGTTCGATAAAATTTTCATTAAAAAGGAAGTTCCGGACGATATTCCCGAAATAGCAATTAAAGAAAAAGGCACAAAGCTAATTAATCTTATAGTATCTAATAAGATGGCGGATTCTAACGCAGCGGCAAGAAGACTTATAGAACAGGGTGGTGTAACGATCAACGGTGAAAAGATAGATGATTTTAATCTTGTGTTAAATTATTCTGAAGATTTTGTTTTGAAAGTCGGGAAAAGAAAATTCCTGAAAGTGAAAATGAAGTAA
- the smpB gene encoding SsrA-binding protein SmpB: protein MKLTDTDKIKIIGTNRKANFQYEILNKYEAGIVLLGTEVKSLREAKVNLSDAYGRFSNNELWLIGAHINEYKYGNLNNHDPLRKRKLLMNKKELRKLKAKLEELGLTLIVTKIYFKNSKIKVEIALARGKKLYDKRETIKNRETERKLKNY, encoded by the coding sequence TTGAAATTGACCGATACTGATAAAATTAAAATAATAGGAACTAATAGAAAAGCTAATTTTCAATACGAAATCCTGAATAAGTATGAAGCTGGTATTGTACTCTTGGGTACAGAGGTAAAATCCCTCCGGGAGGCAAAGGTAAATCTGTCAGATGCATACGGAAGGTTCTCAAACAATGAACTCTGGCTTATAGGTGCGCATATAAATGAGTATAAGTATGGAAACCTGAACAATCATGACCCTCTAAGGAAAAGAAAACTGCTTATGAATAAAAAAGAGCTTCGTAAGTTGAAAGCAAAGCTCGAAGAACTTGGACTGACATTAATCGTAACAAAAATATATTTTAAGAACTCAAAAATTAAAGTTGAAATAGCACTCGCAAGAGGGAAGAAACTTTATGATAAGAGGGAAACAATAAAAAACCGGGAAACCGAAAGGAAACTAAAAAATTACTGA
- a CDS encoding MBL fold metallo-hydrolase — translation MKIKAFTVNPFQMNSYVYHCENTHEGVLIDPGYHTFHEKDVLLKYLHDSKINIKFILMTHGHVDHVLGNGFAVKVFGVDSYIHKDDLFLYENAKTQGEFYGIQLENLPTVSNFIAEDTIVRVGENVLNFIHTPGHSPGGVCITDNKEKVIFCGDVIFQTSIGRTDLPGGDYDTLIHSIKHKLFEICTDEYELYPGHMGKTSIGYEKKYNPFLQN, via the coding sequence ATGAAAATAAAAGCATTCACCGTTAATCCATTTCAGATGAATAGTTACGTCTATCACTGCGAAAACACGCACGAAGGAGTATTAATAGACCCGGGATACCATACTTTTCATGAAAAGGATGTTCTTCTAAAGTACTTGCATGACAGCAAAATAAACATCAAATTCATTCTGATGACTCACGGACATGTTGACCATGTTCTAGGCAACGGTTTTGCGGTAAAGGTATTCGGAGTTGATTCTTATATACACAAGGATGATTTGTTTTTGTATGAGAATGCTAAAACACAGGGAGAATTTTACGGAATACAGTTAGAGAATTTACCTACGGTAAGTAATTTTATTGCAGAGGACACTATTGTTAGAGTTGGGGAGAATGTGCTGAATTTCATTCATACTCCGGGACATTCTCCAGGGGGAGTCTGCATAACGGATAACAAAGAGAAAGTAATATTCTGCGGTGATGTTATCTTTCAGACTTCAATTGGAAGAACTGACCTGCCCGGAGGAGATTACGACACCCTGATACATTCAATAAAGCACAAACTCTTTGAGATTTGTACGGATGAATACGAATTGTATCCCGGTCATATGGGTAAGACCAGCATCGGTTATGAGAAAAAGTACAATCCCTTTTTACAGAATTAA
- a CDS encoding M48 family metallopeptidase: MMKISKIIPLSAFVMIFMLFSISIFYSCGANLFSTADDVKLGEDLDKEIHNKPNEFPLLTNRPDITNYVSDLGKYILNSSPKIEYKNVFPYKFQVINDTIINAFCTPGGFIYVYTGLMKFVDNEATLAGVIAHEIAHAERRHMTQRLTSYYGISMLMSIVLGNNPNAAVEIAANLFVGMGFLANSRSDEEEADNYSIKYLMTSKYYPGGIQYFFDSILKKQQKAGTVGGGFDRLLSTHPLPQDRIQNVKDQMKKNKIVNDSTKGIYHDEYQIFKSKLN; the protein is encoded by the coding sequence ATGATGAAAATTAGCAAAATAATACCTCTTTCTGCATTTGTGATGATATTTATGTTATTTTCAATCTCAATTTTTTACAGCTGCGGTGCAAATCTATTCTCAACTGCCGACGATGTAAAACTGGGGGAGGATTTGGACAAGGAAATTCATAACAAACCTAACGAATTTCCGCTGTTAACTAATAGACCCGACATCACAAACTATGTATCAGACCTCGGTAAATACATTCTTAATTCTTCTCCGAAAATTGAATATAAAAATGTTTTTCCTTATAAGTTTCAGGTCATTAACGATACAATTATTAATGCTTTCTGTACACCAGGCGGATTTATTTATGTTTACACTGGTCTGATGAAATTTGTTGATAATGAAGCAACTCTTGCAGGTGTTATCGCCCATGAGATTGCTCATGCCGAAAGACGCCATATGACACAGCGTTTAACGTCGTATTACGGTATAAGTATGCTCATGAGTATTGTACTGGGAAACAATCCTAATGCCGCTGTCGAAATAGCTGCAAACTTATTCGTGGGTATGGGTTTTCTCGCAAACAGCAGATCAGATGAAGAAGAAGCAGATAATTATTCGATTAAATATCTGATGACATCAAAATATTATCCCGGCGGTATTCAGTATTTCTTCGATAGCATTCTCAAAAAACAGCAGAAAGCAGGAACTGTAGGTGGAGGATTCGATCGTCTCCTTTCCACACACCCTTTGCCTCAGGATAGGATTCAAAATGTTAAGGACCAGATGAAGAAGAATAAGATTGTTAACGATTCAACTAAGGGTATTTATCATGATGAATACCAGATTTTTAAATCAAAATTAAATTAA
- the arcC gene encoding carbamate kinase, producing the protein MNEKKKLLVIALGGNALLDSKSKGTIEEREAASDQTAEQLIPLLKSPEYDVILTHGNGPQVGNLLIQQEEGSSKVPPMPLDVCVAETQGEIGYILQKSLQNEFEKHGIRKQTLALLTQVMVDEKDHAFENLTKPVGPYYTLEQTKDILRTKSWKFKEDPAGKGFRRVVASPKPISIVQKNIIHDLTNNGYIVICVGGGGIPVYHDSNGNLAGVEAVIDKDLASSRLAIDLKADLFVILTNVEQCYINFRKPNEIKLRDLNLDEATTYYDQGHFTAGSMGPKVQSVIEFVQNTGNNAIITHIEKLLDAIENKAGTLIHQ; encoded by the coding sequence ATGAATGAGAAAAAGAAATTACTTGTTATCGCATTAGGGGGGAATGCTTTATTAGATTCTAAATCCAAGGGTACGATTGAAGAAAGAGAAGCTGCGTCGGACCAAACGGCTGAGCAGTTAATACCTTTATTGAAATCTCCGGAATATGATGTCATACTCACACACGGAAACGGTCCTCAGGTTGGAAATTTACTGATTCAGCAGGAAGAAGGTTCTTCAAAAGTTCCGCCAATGCCGCTTGATGTATGCGTTGCAGAAACACAGGGAGAAATTGGTTATATACTTCAGAAATCTCTACAAAATGAGTTTGAAAAACACGGGATAAGAAAACAAACATTAGCGCTGCTTACTCAAGTTATGGTTGATGAGAAAGATCACGCTTTCGAAAATTTAACAAAGCCTGTGGGTCCATACTATACACTTGAACAAACCAAAGATATTCTAAGAACAAAAAGCTGGAAATTCAAGGAAGACCCGGCAGGCAAAGGATTCAGAAGGGTTGTTGCCTCGCCTAAACCGATTTCCATCGTTCAAAAGAATATTATACACGACTTAACGAATAACGGATACATAGTTATTTGTGTGGGCGGAGGAGGCATACCCGTTTATCACGACAGTAACGGAAACCTAGCGGGAGTTGAAGCTGTTATTGATAAAGACCTTGCTTCATCTCGTCTTGCTATAGACCTTAAAGCCGACCTGTTTGTGATTTTAACTAACGTTGAACAATGTTACATTAACTTCCGTAAACCGAATGAAATCAAGCTGAGGGATTTAAACCTTGATGAAGCTACTACATATTACGACCAGGGACATTTTACAGCGGGAAGTATGGGTCCGAAAGTGCAGTCTGTCATTGAATTTGTTCAAAACACCGGTAACAATGCTATAATAACGCACATTGAAAAACTATTGGATGCGATTGAGAACAAAGCAGGTACATTAATTCACCAATAA